Proteins encoded together in one Helicobacter pylori window:
- the cagA gene encoding type IV secretion system oncogenic effector CagA, with protein sequence MTNETIDQQPQTEAAFNPQQFINNLQVAFLKVDNAVASYDPDQKPIVDKNDRDNRQAFDGISQLREEYSNKAIKNPTKKNQYFSDFINKSNELINKDNLIDVESSTKSFQKFGDQRYRIFTSWVSHQNDPSKINTRSIRNFMENIIQPPIPDDKEKAEFLKSAKQSFAGIIIGHQIRTDQKFMGMFDESLKERQEAEKNGGPSGGDWLDIFLSFIFDKKQSSDVKEAINQEPVPHVQPDIATTTTDIQGLPPESRDLLDERGNFSKFTLGDMEMLDVEGVADIDPNYKFNQLLIHNNALSSVLMGSHNGIEPEKVSLLYAGNGGFGDRHDWNATVGYKDQQGNNVATIINVHMKNGSGLVIAGGEKGINNPSFYLYKEDQRTGSQRALSQEEILNKIDFMEFLAQNNAKLDNLSEKEKEKFQTEIKDFQKDSKPYLDALGNDRIAFVSKKDPKHSALITEFGKGDLSYTLKDYGKKADKALDREKNVTLQGNLKHDGVMFVNYSNFKYTNASKSPNKGVGVTNGVSHLEAGFSKVAVFNLPNLNNLVINSVVRRDLEDKLIAKGLSPQEANKLVKDFLSSNKELVGKALNFNKAVAEAKNTGNYDEVKQAQKDLEKSLKKRERLEKDVAKNLESKSGNKNKMEAKAQANSQKDEIFALINKEANRDARAITYAQDLKGIKRELSDKLENINKDLKDFSKSFDDFKNGKNKDFSKAEETLKALKGSVKDLGINPEWISKVENLNAALNDFKNGKNKDFSKVTQAKSDLENSIKDVIINQKITDKVDNLNQAVSVAKATGDFSGVEQALADLKNFSKEQLAQQAQKNESLNAGKKSEIYQSVKNGVNGTLVGNGLSGIEATALAKNFSDIKKELNEKFKNFNNNNNGLKNSTEPIYAKVNKKKTGQVASPEEPIYTQVAKKVTQKIDQLNQAASGLGGVGQAGFPLKRHDKVDDLSKVGRSVSPEPIYATIDDLGGPFPLKRHDKVDDLSKVGLSRNQKLAQKIDNLSQAVSEAKAGFFGNLEQTIDKLKDSTKHNPMNLWAESAKKVPASLSAKLDNYATNSHIRINSNIQNGAINEKATGMLTQKNPEWLKLVNDKIVAHNVGSVPLSEYDKIGFNQKNMKDYSDSFKFSTKLNNAVKDVKSGFTQFLANAFSTGYYCLAGENAEHGIKNVNTKGGFQKS encoded by the coding sequence ATGACTAACGAAACTATTGATCAACAACCACAAACCGAAGCGGCTTTTAACCCGCAGCAATTTATCAATAATCTTCAAGTAGCTTTTCTTAAAGTTGATAACGCTGTCGCTTCATACGATCCTGATCAAAAACCAATCGTTGATAAGAACGATAGGGATAACAGGCAGGCTTTTGATGGAATCTCGCAATTAAGGGAAGAATACTCCAATAAAGCGATCAAAAATCCTACCAAAAAGAATCAGTATTTTTCAGACTTTATCAATAAGAGCAATGAACTAATCAACAAAGACAATCTCATTGATGTAGAATCTTCCACAAAGAGCTTTCAGAAATTTGGGGATCAGCGTTACCGAATTTTCACAAGTTGGGTGTCCCATCAAAACGATCCGTCTAAAATCAACACCCGATCGATCCGAAATTTTATGGAAAATATCATACAACCCCCTATCCCTGATGATAAAGAAAAAGCAGAGTTTTTGAAATCTGCCAAACAATCTTTTGCAGGAATCATCATAGGGCATCAAATCCGAACGGATCAAAAGTTCATGGGCATGTTTGATGAATCCTTGAAAGAAAGGCAAGAAGCAGAAAAAAATGGAGGGCCTAGTGGTGGGGATTGGTTGGATATTTTTTTATCATTTATATTTGACAAAAAACAATCTTCTGATGTCAAAGAAGCAATCAATCAAGAACCAGTTCCCCATGTCCAACCAGATATAGCCACTACCACCACCGACATACAAGGCTTACCGCCTGAATCTAGGGATTTGCTTGATGAAAGGGGTAATTTTTCTAAATTCACTCTTGGCGATATGGAAATGTTAGATGTTGAGGGCGTCGCCGACATTGATCCCAATTACAAGTTCAATCAATTATTGATTCACAATAACGCTCTGTCTTCTGTGTTAATGGGGAGTCATAATGGCATAGAACCTGAAAAAGTTTCATTATTGTATGCGGGCAATGGTGGTTTTGGAGACAGACACGATTGGAACGCCACCGTTGGTTATAAAGACCAACAAGGTAACAATGTGGCTACAATAATTAATGTGCATATGAAAAACGGCAGTGGCTTAGTCATAGCAGGTGGTGAGAAAGGGATTAACAACCCTAGTTTTTATCTCTACAAAGAAGACCAACGCACAGGCTCACAACGAGCATTGAGTCAAGAAGAGATCCTAAACAAAATAGATTTCATGGAATTTCTTGCACAAAACAATGCTAAATTAGACAACTTGAGCGAGAAAGAGAAAGAAAAATTCCAAACTGAGATTAAGGATTTCCAAAAAGACTCTAAGCCTTATTTAGACGCCCTAGGGAATGATCGTATTGCTTTTGTTTCTAAAAAAGACCCAAAACATTCAGCTTTAATTACTGAGTTTGGTAAGGGGGATTTGAGCTACACTCTCAAAGATTATGGGAAAAAAGCAGATAAAGCTTTAGATAGGGAGAAAAATGTCACTCTTCAAGGTAACCTAAAACATGATGGCGTGATGTTTGTTAATTATTCTAATTTCAAATACACCAACGCCTCCAAGAGTCCCAATAAGGGTGTAGGCGTTACGAATGGCGTTTCCCATTTAGAAGCAGGCTTTAGCAAGGTAGCTGTCTTTAATTTGCCTAATTTAAATAATCTCGTTATCAATAGTGTCGTAAGGCGGGATTTAGAGGATAAACTAATCGCTAAAGGATTGTCCCCACAAGAAGCTAATAAGCTTGTCAAAGATTTTTTGAGCAGCAACAAAGAATTGGTTGGAAAAGCTTTAAACTTCAATAAAGCTGTAGCTGAAGCTAAAAACACAGGCAACTATGACGAGGTGAAACAAGCTCAGAAAGATCTTGAAAAATCTCTAAAGAAACGAGAGCGTTTGGAGAAAGATGTAGCGAAAAATTTGGAGAGCAAAAGCGGCAACAAAAATAAAATGGAAGCAAAAGCTCAAGCTAACAGCCAAAAAGATGAGATTTTTGCGTTGATCAATAAAGAGGCTAATAGGGATGCAAGAGCAATCACTTACGCTCAAGATCTTAAAGGCATCAAAAGGGAATTGTCTGATAAACTTGAAAATATCAACAAGGATTTGAAAGACTTTAGTAAATCTTTTGATGACTTCAAAAATGGCAAAAATAAGGATTTCAGCAAGGCAGAAGAAACACTAAAAGCCCTTAAAGGCTCGGTGAAAGATTTAGGTATCAATCCAGAATGGATTTCAAAAGTTGAAAACCTTAATGCAGCTTTGAATGACTTCAAAAATGGCAAAAATAAGGATTTCAGCAAGGTAACGCAAGCAAAAAGCGACCTTGAAAATTCCATTAAAGATGTGATCATCAATCAAAAGATAACGGATAAAGTTGACAATCTCAATCAAGCGGTATCAGTGGCTAAAGCAACGGGTGATTTCAGTGGGGTAGAGCAAGCGTTAGCCGATCTCAAAAACTTCTCAAAGGAGCAATTGGCTCAACAAGCTCAAAAAAATGAAAGTCTCAATGCTGGAAAAAAATCTGAAATATACCAATCCGTTAAGAATGGTGTGAACGGAACCCTAGTCGGTAATGGATTATCTGGAATAGAGGCCACAGCTCTCGCCAAAAATTTTTCGGATATCAAGAAAGAATTGAATGAGAAATTTAAAAATTTCAATAACAATAATAATGGTCTCAAAAACAGCACAGAACCCATTTATGCTAAAGTTAATAAAAAGAAAACAGGACAAGTAGCTAGCCCTGAAGAACCCATTTATACTCAAGTTGCTAAAAAGGTAACTCAAAAAATTGACCAACTCAATCAAGCAGCAAGTGGTTTGGGTGGTGTAGGGCAAGCGGGCTTCCCTTTGAAAAGGCATGATAAAGTTGATGATCTCAGTAAGGTAGGGCGATCAGTTAGCCCTGAACCCATTTATGCTACGATTGATGATCTCGGCGGACCTTTCCCTTTGAAAAGGCATGATAAAGTTGATGATCTCAGTAAGGTAGGGCTTTCAAGGAATCAAAAATTGGCTCAGAAAATTGACAATCTCAGTCAAGCGGTGTCAGAAGCTAAAGCAGGTTTCTTTGGCAATCTAGAGCAAACGATAGACAAGCTCAAAGATTCTACAAAACACAATCCCATGAATCTATGGGCTGAAAGTGCAAAAAAAGTGCCTGCTAGTTTGTCAGCGAAACTAGACAATTACGCTACTAACAGCCACATACGCATTAATAGCAATATCCAAAATGGAGCAATCAATGAAAAAGCGACCGGCATGCTAACGCAAAAAAACCCTGAGTGGCTCAAGCTCGTGAATGATAAGATAGTTGCACATAATGTGGGAAGCGTTCCTTTGTCAGAGTATGATAAAATTGGCTTCAACCAGAAGAATATGAAAGATTATTCTGATTCGTTCAAGTTTTCCACCAAGTTGAACAATGCTGTAAAAGACGTTAAGTCTGGCTTTACGCAATTTTTAGCCAATGCATTTTCTACAGGATATTACTGCTTGGCGGGGGAAAATGCGGAGCATGGAATCAAAAATGTTAATACAAAAGGTGGTTTCCAAAAATCTTAA
- a CDS encoding beta-ketoacyl-ACP synthase II, with protein MRRIVVTGMGMINSLGLNKEDSFLAIAKGECGIKHIESFDASAFPVRIAGEITDFDPTEVMNPKDVKKAGRFIQLALKATKEAMKDSGILDAHNKCPEELANRMGVSSGSGIGGLGNIEANSIFCFEKGPRKVNPFFITSALVNMIGGFTSIEFGIKGPNLSSVTACAAGTHAIIEAVKTILLNGADKMLVVGAESTICPVGIGGFASIKALSTRNDEPKKASRPFDKDRNGFVMGEGAGALVLEEYESAKKRGAKIYAEFAGYGESGDANHITAPAPEGEGAFRAMKMALEMAKVEVGYVNAHGTSTHYNDWYESIALKNVFGSKEKVPPVSSTKGQIGHCLGAAGALEAVISIMAMNQGILPPTINQETPDPECDLDYISNAAREKQVDAVMSNSFGFGGTNGVVIFKKA; from the coding sequence AAATAAAGAAGATTCTTTTTTAGCGATCGCTAAGGGAGAATGCGGTATCAAACACATAGAAAGTTTTGATGCGAGCGCGTTTCCTGTGCGTATTGCTGGAGAAATCACTGACTTTGACCCTACAGAGGTGATGAATCCCAAAGATGTTAAAAAGGCAGGTCGTTTCATTCAATTAGCCTTGAAAGCCACAAAAGAGGCGATGAAAGATAGTGGGATTTTAGACGCTCACAACAAATGCCCTGAAGAATTGGCAAACCGCATGGGCGTAAGCTCTGGCTCTGGGATTGGCGGGTTAGGCAATATTGAAGCGAATTCCATTTTTTGTTTTGAAAAAGGCCCTAGAAAAGTCAATCCCTTTTTTATCACTTCTGCGTTAGTGAATATGATTGGAGGTTTCACTTCCATTGAGTTTGGCATTAAAGGGCCTAACCTCTCTAGCGTAACGGCTTGTGCAGCAGGCACTCATGCGATTATTGAAGCGGTTAAGACCATTTTGCTCAATGGGGCTGATAAAATGCTAGTCGTGGGAGCGGAATCCACCATTTGTCCTGTAGGGATTGGAGGGTTTGCGAGCATTAAAGCCCTTTCTACAAGGAATGATGAGCCCAAAAAAGCTTCAAGACCTTTTGATAAGGATCGCAATGGTTTTGTGATGGGCGAAGGCGCTGGGGCTTTGGTGCTTGAAGAATACGAGAGCGCGAAAAAAAGAGGGGCAAAAATTTATGCAGAATTTGCCGGATATGGCGAGAGCGGCGATGCTAACCATATCACAGCCCCGGCCCCTGAGGGTGAAGGGGCTTTTAGAGCCATGAAAATGGCTTTAGAAATGGCGAAAGTGGAAGTAGGCTATGTGAACGCTCATGGGACAAGCACGCATTATAACGATTGGTATGAAAGCATCGCTTTAAAAAATGTGTTTGGTTCTAAAGAAAAAGTCCCTCCTGTTAGCTCCACTAAAGGGCAAATTGGGCATTGTTTGGGCGCTGCGGGTGCACTAGAAGCCGTTATTTCTATCATGGCCATGAATCAAGGGATCTTACCTCCTACCATCAATCAAGAAACGCCTGACCCAGAATGCGATCTGGATTATATCTCTAATGCGGCCAGAGAAAAACAAGTGGATGCAGTGATGAGTAACTCATTTGGTTTTGGTGGCACTAATGGTGTTGTGATTTTCAAAAAAGCCTAG
- a CDS encoding glutamate racemase: MKIGVFDSGVGGFSVLKSLLKARLFDEIIYYGDSARVPYGTKDPTTIKQFGLEALDFFKPHEIELLIVACNTASALALEEMQKHSKIPIVGVIEPSILAIKQQVKDKNAPILVLGTKATIQSNAYDNALKQQGYLNVSHLATSLFVPLIEESILEGELLETCMRYYFTPLKILPEVIILGCTHFPLIAHQIEGYFMGHFALPTPPLLIHSGDAIVEYLQQKYALKNNACAFPKVEFHASGDVIWLEKQAKEWLKL, from the coding sequence ATGAAAATAGGCGTTTTTGATAGCGGTGTGGGAGGGTTTAGCGTTTTAAAAAGCCTTTTAAAAGCGCGATTGTTTGATGAGATCATCTATTATGGCGATAGCGCTAGAGTGCCTTATGGCACTAAAGACCCCACCACGATCAAGCAATTTGGCTTAGAGGCTTTGGATTTTTTCAAACCGCATGAGATTGAATTATTGATTGTGGCATGCAACACAGCGAGCGCTCTGGCTTTAGAAGAGATGCAAAAGCATTCCAAAATCCCTATTGTGGGCGTGATTGAGCCAAGCATTTTAGCGATCAAGCAACAAGTAAAAGATAAAAACGCCCCTATTTTGGTGCTAGGGACAAAAGCGACGATTCAATCCAACGCCTATGATAACGCCCTGAAACAACAAGGCTATTTGAACGTTTCGCATTTAGCCACTTCTCTTTTTGTGCCTTTGATTGAAGAAAGTATTTTAGAGGGCGAATTGTTAGAAACTTGCATGCGTTATTATTTCACTCCCTTAAAGATTTTACCTGAAGTGATCATTTTAGGCTGCACGCATTTTCCCTTAATCGCTCACCAAATTGAGGGCTATTTCATGGGGCATTTTGCCCTTCCAACGCCCCCCCTACTCATCCATTCGGGCGATGCTATTGTAGAATATTTGCAACAAAAATACGCCCTTAAAAACAATGCGTGCGCATTCCCTAAAGTGGAATTTCATGCGAGCGGCGATGTGATCTGGCTAGAAAAACAAGCTAAAGAATGGCTCAAATTGTAA
- the rpmE gene encoding 50S ribosomal protein L31: MKKGIHPEYIPCKVTCVTSGKEIEVLSTKPEMRIDISSFCHPFYTGSDKIADTAGRVEKFKQRYNLK; encoded by the coding sequence ATGAAAAAAGGCATTCACCCCGAATATATCCCATGCAAAGTTACTTGCGTAACGAGCGGGAAAGAAATTGAGGTTTTAAGCACCAAACCTGAAATGCGTATTGATATTTCTAGCTTTTGCCACCCTTTCTATACCGGTAGCGATAAAATCGCTGACACTGCAGGGAGAGTAGAGAAATTCAAGCAACGCTACAATTTGAAGTAA
- the accA gene encoding acetyl-CoA carboxylase carboxyl transferase subunit alpha, with the protein MAIYLDFENHIKEIQNEIELALIRGDEDAKEILEKRLDKEVKSIYSNLTDFQKLQLARHPDRPYAMDYIDLILKDKYEVFGDRHYNDDKAIVCFIGKIDNVPVVVIGEEKGRGTKNKLLRNFGMPNPCGYRKALKMAKFAEKFNLPILMLVDTAGAYPGIGAEERGQSEAIAKNLQEFASLKVPTISVIIGEGGSGGALAIAVADKLAMMEYSIFSVISPEGCAAILWDDPSKTEVAIKAMKITPRDLKEAGLIDDIILEPSKGAHRDKFSAANTIKEYFLDALRTIQQDPHFLDNRYQKLMSLGSFVEGMN; encoded by the coding sequence ATGGCCATTTATTTAGATTTTGAAAATCATATTAAAGAGATTCAAAATGAAATTGAATTAGCCCTTATTAGAGGCGATGAGGACGCTAAAGAAATCTTAGAAAAAAGATTGGATAAGGAAGTTAAAAGCATTTACTCCAATCTCACTGATTTTCAAAAACTCCAATTAGCAAGACACCCTGACAGACCCTACGCTATGGATTACATTGATCTCATCTTAAAAGATAAATATGAAGTCTTTGGCGATAGGCACTATAACGATGATAAAGCAATCGTGTGCTTTATAGGGAAAATTGATAATGTCCCGGTTGTGGTGATCGGAGAAGAAAAAGGCAGAGGGACTAAAAACAAGCTTTTAAGAAATTTCGGCATGCCTAACCCTTGTGGCTATCGTAAGGCTTTGAAAATGGCAAAGTTTGCTGAAAAATTTAATTTGCCTATTTTAATGCTTGTGGATACAGCCGGGGCGTATCCGGGGATTGGTGCAGAGGAAAGAGGTCAGAGTGAAGCGATCGCTAAAAATCTTCAAGAGTTCGCTTCCTTAAAAGTCCCTACTATTTCTGTAATTATCGGTGAAGGGGGCAGTGGTGGTGCGTTAGCGATTGCGGTGGCTGATAAATTGGCTATGATGGAATATTCCATTTTTAGCGTTATATCCCCAGAAGGCTGTGCGGCGATTCTTTGGGATGACCCTAGCAAGACTGAAGTGGCTATTAAAGCGATGAAAATCACGCCTAGAGACTTAAAGGAGGCGGGGCTTATTGATGATATTATTTTAGAGCCTAGCAAAGGGGCTCATAGAGACAAATTTTCAGCGGCTAACACGATCAAAGAGTATTTTTTAGACGCTCTAAGGACTATCCAACAAGACCCTCATTTCCTTGACAACCGCTATCAAAAATTGATGTCGCTTGGTTCGTTTGTGGAGGGCATGAACTAA
- a CDS encoding sialidase, producing MEQNKKSLENLDLSDVQNISKDISGAALEELSLKNLDKNLQILKEVGVAEICKATKIASKNIHSILEKRYESLSRVHARGFIQILEREYKIDLSAWVKEFDKVCVFKEGVGEEQKQETSPEETAKKPLKVELDYSINQANTSLSKKSSKWKPFVIVLGVVVIILVVVIIQNSSSLKEEREQESAIKSGTKKNSFNKANPTEENKPEPTPKLEEKPKEQDKQGKEAIKENPNTIYIIPKRDIWVEVIDLDEKKNSFQKVFKKSYPLEAKNHRLLLRFGHGHLILKNNHQEQDYNDSKTRRFLYEPNKGLMLINEAQYKELQQ from the coding sequence ATGGAACAGAATAAAAAAAGTTTAGAAAATTTAGATCTTTCTGATGTTCAAAACATTTCTAAAGATATTTCTGGTGCAGCTTTAGAAGAATTATCGCTTAAAAATTTAGATAAAAATTTGCAGATTTTAAAAGAAGTTGGAGTGGCAGAAATTTGCAAAGCGACTAAAATCGCTTCTAAAAATATCCATTCTATCTTGGAAAAGCGCTATGAGTCTTTATCAAGGGTGCATGCTAGGGGTTTTATACAGATTTTAGAGCGCGAGTATAAAATTGATTTGAGCGCATGGGTGAAAGAATTTGACAAAGTGTGTGTTTTTAAAGAGGGCGTGGGAGAAGAGCAAAAACAAGAAACAAGCCCTGAAGAAACAGCAAAAAAACCCCTTAAGGTTGAATTGGATTACAGCATCAATCAAGCCAATACTTCATTATCCAAAAAGTCTTCCAAATGGAAACCCTTTGTTATCGTTTTAGGGGTGGTTGTCATTATTTTAGTGGTCGTTATCATTCAAAACAGCTCTTCTTTAAAAGAAGAGAGAGAGCAAGAAAGCGCTATTAAATCCGGCACTAAAAAGAATTCTTTCAATAAAGCTAATCCTACAGAAGAAAACAAGCCAGAGCCAACGCCTAAATTAGAAGAAAAACCAAAAGAACAAGACAAGCAAGGAAAAGAAGCGATCAAAGAAAATCCTAATACCATTTACATTATCCCTAAACGAGATATTTGGGTAGAAGTGATTGACTTAGATGAGAAGAAAAACTCTTTTCAAAAGGTTTTTAAAAAAAGTTATCCTTTAGAGGCTAAAAACCACCGCTTGTTGTTACGCTTTGGGCATGGGCATCTTATTCTTAAAAACAACCATCAAGAACAAGATTATAACGACAGCAAAACTAGGCGGTTTTTATACGAGCCAAATAAAGGCTTAATGCTCATCAATGAGGCCCAATACAAAGAACTCCAGCAATGA
- the rlmB gene encoding 23S rRNA (guanosine(2251)-2'-O)-methyltransferase RlmB → MQAVIYGKQVVMHLLNSHKEKLQEIYLSKEIDKKLFFVLKKACPNIIKVDNKKAQSLAKGGNHQGVLAKVELPLAVSLKEIKKAQKLLVLCGITDVGNIGGIFRSAYCLGMDGVILDFAKELAYEGIVRSSLGLMYDLPFSIMPNTLDLINELKTSGFLCLGASMQGSSQAGNLSLKKCALFLGSEHEGLSKKILAKMDTILSVKMRRDFDSLNVSVAAGILMDKIN, encoded by the coding sequence ATGCAAGCAGTGATTTATGGCAAGCAGGTGGTTATGCACCTTCTAAACTCTCACAAAGAAAAATTGCAAGAAATCTATCTTTCTAAAGAAATAGACAAAAAGCTTTTTTTCGTGCTCAAAAAAGCATGCCCAAATATCATCAAAGTGGACAATAAAAAAGCACAAAGCTTGGCTAAAGGGGGGAATCATCAAGGGGTTTTAGCTAAAGTGGAACTGCCCTTAGCGGTTTCTTTAAAAGAAATTAAAAAAGCTCAAAAACTTTTGGTTCTTTGTGGCATTACGGATGTGGGGAATATTGGGGGTATTTTTAGGAGCGCGTATTGCTTAGGAATGGATGGCGTTATTTTAGATTTTGCTAAAGAATTGGCTTATGAGGGGATTGTGCGATCCAGCTTGGGGCTTATGTATGATTTGCCTTTTAGCATTATGCCTAACACGCTGGATTTAATCAATGAATTGAAAACGAGCGGGTTTTTATGTTTGGGCGCGAGCATGCAAGGCTCTAGCCAAGCAGGAAATCTGTCCTTAAAAAAATGCGCTCTTTTTTTGGGGAGCGAGCATGAGGGGTTGTCTAAAAAAATCCTTGCTAAAATGGATACTATATTGAGCGTAAAAATGCGAAGAGATTTTGATTCGCTCAATGTGAGCGTGGCAGCAGGGATCTTAATGGATAAAATCAACTAG
- the rsmI gene encoding 16S rRNA (cytidine(1402)-2'-O)-methyltransferase: MLYFLPTPIGNLADITLRTLEVLERCEVFLCEDTRVSKRLLHLLAQNPIISHSFPNIATKKREFIAFHSHNDQEFLNQIKPSFFDKEIAVMSDAGMPSLSDPGMSLAAYALKHNLQYDVLPGANALTTAFCASGFLEGRFFYAGFLPHKSKERRLRIIKILNALAYLEEKTPVVFYESPHRLLETLKDLNDLAQGMHLFAAKELTKLHQQYYLGEISQITERLQQSTIQGEWVLVLLNEKKIEPCMGLSALLELDLPPKIKAKIEATMTQKNAKELYFQRLSEEKDQ; the protein is encoded by the coding sequence GTGTTGTATTTTTTGCCCACACCAATAGGTAATCTCGCTGACATCACGCTACGCACCTTAGAAGTTTTAGAGCGTTGCGAGGTTTTTTTATGCGAGGATACAAGGGTGAGTAAGAGGTTGTTGCACTTGCTTGCACAAAACCCTATTATCAGCCATTCTTTCCCTAATATCGCTACTAAAAAAAGGGAGTTTATCGCCTTCCATTCACACAACGATCAGGAATTTTTAAACCAAATAAAGCCTTCTTTTTTTGACAAAGAAATCGCTGTGATGAGCGATGCAGGCATGCCAAGTTTGAGCGATCCAGGCATGAGTTTAGCCGCTTACGCTTTAAAACACAACCTCCAATACGATGTTTTGCCCGGGGCTAACGCGCTCACTACGGCGTTTTGCGCGAGCGGGTTTTTAGAAGGGCGGTTTTTTTACGCCGGCTTTTTACCCCATAAGAGCAAGGAAAGGCGTTTGAGGATCATTAAAATTTTAAACGCTTTAGCGTATTTGGAAGAAAAGACTCCGGTGGTTTTTTATGAAAGCCCGCACCGATTGTTAGAGACTTTAAAGGATTTAAACGATTTGGCTCAAGGCATGCATTTATTTGCGGCTAAGGAGCTTACCAAACTCCACCAGCAGTATTATTTAGGAGAAATTTCTCAAATCACAGAGCGGTTGCAACAAAGCACTATCCAAGGGGAGTGGGTTTTAGTGCTTTTGAATGAAAAAAAAATAGAGCCTTGCATGGGGCTATCGGCGTTATTGGAGTTGGATTTGCCTCCTAAAATTAAGGCTAAAATTGAAGCCACTATGACACAAAAAAACGCTAAAGAGCTTTATTTCCAGCGTTTGTCAGAAGAAAAAGATCAATAA
- the rho gene encoding transcription termination factor Rho, with amino-acid sequence MNENAPTHKSSHKVKTHTPVSGYHIEDLRTYPTEKLLEIANKLKVENPQEFKRQDLMFEILKTQVTQGGYILFTGILEIMPDGYGFLRGFDGSFSDGHNDTYVSPSQIRRFALRNGDIVTGQVRSPKDQEKYYALLKVEAINYSPSDEIRNRPLFDNLTPLFPDEQIKLEYESTKVTGRMLDLFSPVGKGQRALIVAPPRTGKTELMKELAQGITSNHPEVELIILLVDERPEEVTDMQRSVKGQVFSSTFDLPANNHIRIAELVLERAKRRVEMGKDVVVLLDSITRLARAYNAVTPSSGKVLSGGVDANALHRPKRFFGAARNIEEGGSLTIIATALIETGSRMDEVIFEEFKGTGNSEIVLARNIADRRIYPAFDILKSGTRKDNILLGKDRLTKVWVLRNVMQQMDDIEALSFVYSKMQQTKDNEEFLNLMNEK; translated from the coding sequence ATGAACGAAAACGCGCCTACGCACAAAAGTTCGCACAAGGTCAAAACCCACACGCCAGTGAGCGGTTATCACATTGAAGATTTACGCACCTACCCTACTGAAAAGCTTTTAGAAATCGCTAACAAGCTCAAAGTGGAAAACCCCCAAGAATTCAAACGACAAGACTTGATGTTTGAAATTTTAAAAACCCAAGTTACGCAAGGCGGATACATTCTTTTTACCGGGATTTTAGAAATCATGCCTGATGGCTATGGCTTTTTAAGAGGGTTTGACGGGAGTTTTTCAGACGGGCATAACGACACTTATGTCAGCCCTTCTCAAATCAGGCGTTTTGCTTTAAGGAATGGCGATATTGTTACCGGTCAAGTGCGATCCCCCAAAGACCAGGAAAAATACTACGCCCTTTTAAAAGTGGAGGCTATCAATTACTCGCCTTCAGATGAAATCAGAAACCGCCCTTTGTTTGACAATCTAACCCCCCTATTCCCCGATGAACAGATCAAATTAGAATACGAATCCACTAAAGTTACCGGTAGGATGCTGGATTTATTCAGCCCTGTGGGGAAAGGTCAAAGGGCTTTGATCGTTGCGCCACCAAGGACTGGGAAAACGGAGCTGATGAAAGAGCTCGCCCAAGGCATCACTTCTAACCACCCTGAAGTGGAGCTGATCATCCTTTTAGTGGATGAGCGCCCTGAAGAAGTTACGGATATGCAACGAAGCGTTAAGGGTCAAGTTTTTAGCTCCACTTTTGATTTGCCCGCCAATAACCACATAAGGATCGCTGAATTAGTCTTAGAAAGGGCTAAAAGGCGAGTGGAAATGGGCAAAGATGTGGTGGTTTTATTGGATTCTATCACCCGTTTAGCCAGAGCGTATAACGCCGTAACGCCCTCAAGCGGTAAGGTTTTAAGTGGGGGCGTGGATGCGAACGCCTTGCACAGGCCCAAACGCTTTTTTGGGGCCGCAAGGAATATTGAAGAAGGCGGGAGCTTGACGATTATCGCTACGGCGTTGATTGAAACGGGATCTAGAATGGATGAGGTGATTTTTGAAGAATTTAAAGGCACCGGGAATAGCGAAATCGTTTTAGCGAGAAATATTGCAGACAGGCGCATTTACCCGGCCTTTGATATTTTAAAATCCGGCACACGAAAAGACAATATCTTGCTTGGCAAAGACCGCTTGACTAAAGTGTGGGTTTTAAGGAATGTGATGCAACAAATGGACGACATAGAAGCCTTAAGCTTTGTGTATTCTAAAATGCAACAAACTAAGGACAATGAAGAATTTTTAAATTTAATGAATGAAAAATAA